A single genomic interval of Prionailurus viverrinus isolate Anna chromosome A2, UM_Priviv_1.0, whole genome shotgun sequence harbors:
- the LOC125157305 gene encoding adhesion G protein-coupled receptor E2-like isoform X1 — MRNRYRLLPGLLLLLLLLLLLLLLIFRAASQNTRDINMCERPWRTPCVPYVDCQGVDGRYCVCGPGQELIPEMTFRNESENMCQGLLVLLLLTLGPVQKLSASAPTDCAQWCPPKSSCVNATACRCSPGFTSSSGDVFTNRLENCDDINECGPPPRVSCGKFAHCLNTEGSYHCTCGPGYELASGAKTFRSESENTCHVISVHIPESKPDDQKPEECCVEPKQNYTDPPPYTHRKLHDQKGLPSRPDSNRRHHWGPAGNFFPSWTPPRGIKSRRLSRFFEKVEDLARKFIPAFAQDSIQGLIEGVDELLQTPEDLGALPRSEQRRVAANLLAGLEDVLRNISQALPNGTLTFSASAGTDLSLKVQEQGDRNVTLSLNQAKMLLSLDEVHESSDSGPSVVGLISTPGMAKLLAEAPLILDPKQQAVLREHKELLGEVSPVLLSDVVSAFVSNKDTQNLGSPVTFIFSHHAVTPGPTQKVFCVFWEHSQDGGGHWSTMGCRMAATGDASTTCQCSHLSSFAILMAHSHVQEEDPMLAVITYVGLGLSLLCLLLAALTFLLCKAIQNTSTSLHLQLSICLFLAHLLFLTAIDQTKIKLLCTIIAGVLHYLYLASFTWMLLEGLHLFLTARNLTVVNYSSVSRFMKRLMFPVGYGVPALIVAISAASRPSLYGTPTRCWLHTDKGFVWTFLGPVCTIFSINLAFFLMTFWIVKNKLSSLNRDVSTLQNTRMLTFKATAQLLILGCTWCLGVLQVGAAARIMAYLFTIINSLQGAFIFLVYCLLSQQVREQYGKWFRGVRKAKAEPENYTLSSGTVSDASNHSAENYNELANLSLRK; from the exons ACATCAACATGTGTGAGCGACCCTGGAGGACGCCCTGTGTACCCTACGTTGACTGCCAGGGCGTGGATGGGAGATACTGCGTGTGCGGCCCAGGGCAGGAGCTGATTCCCGAGATGACGTTCAGgaatgagagtgaaaacatgtgtCAAG GGCTCTTGGTGCTGCTGCTGTTGACACTGGGGCCTGTACAGAAACTGAGTG CTTCTGCCCCCACAGACTGTGCTCAGTGGTGCCCTCCAAAGTCCTCATGTGTCAACGCCACGGCCTGTCGCTGCTCTCCAGGGTTCACTTCTTCATCCGGGGACGTCTTCACCAACCGCTTGGAGAATTGTGATG ACATCAACGAGTGTGGACCACCCCCCAGAGTGTCCTGTGGAAAATTCGCACACTGCCTTAACACAGAGGGGAGCTACCACTGCACGTGCGGCCCAGGATACGAGCTTGCTTCTGGGGCAAAAACATTCAGGAGTGAGAGTGAGAACACGTGTCACG TAATTTCAGTTCACATTCCTGAGAGCAAACCAGATGACCAGAAGCCAGAAGAATGCTGTGTGGAGCCTAAGCAGAATTACACGGATCCACCCCCATACACACATAGAAAATTACATGATCAGAAGGGGCTCCCGTCGAGACCAGATAGCAACAGACGGCATCATTGGGGACCAGCAG GCAACTTTTTCCCCAGCTGGACCCCACCCCGTGGAATCAAGAGCCGG AGACTCTCCCGCTTCTTTGAAAAAGTCGAAGATCTGGCCAGAAAGTTCATACCGGCCTTTGCCCAGGACAGCATCCAG GGCCTCATAGAGGGGGTGGATGAGTTGTTGCAGACCCCGGAAGACCTGGGGGCGCTGCCCCGCTCAGAGCAGCGCCGTGTGGCCGCGAACCTGCTCGCTGGCCTGGAGGACGTCCTGAGAAACATAAGCCAGGCCCTGCCTAATGGGACATTGACCTTCAGTGCATCTGCAGGCACAG ACCTGTCCCTGAAGGTGCAAGAACAAGGAGACAGAAATGTCACCTTGAGTCTGAACCAGGCAAAGATGCTGCTGAGCTTGGATGAGGTGCATGAATCTAGTGACTCAG GTCCTTCGGTGGTGGGCCTCATCTCCACTCCAGGGATGGCCAAGTTACTGGCCGAGGCGCCCCTGATCCTGGACCCTAAGCAGCAGGCAGTTCTGCGTGAACACAAGGAATTGCTGGGAGAGGTCTCCCCTGTCCTGCTCTCAGATGTCGTCTCTGCCTTTGTGAGCAACAAGGACACCCAGAACCTCGGCTCCCCCGTCACCTTCATCTTCTCCCACCAC GCAGTGACGCCCGGGCCAACGCAGAAGGTGTTCTGTGTCTTCTGGGAGCACAGTCAGGATGGAGGCGGTCATTGGTCCACCATGGGCTGCAGGATGGCGGCCACCGGAGACGCCAGCACCACCTGCCAGTGCTCCCACCTCAGCAGCTTTGCCATCCTCATGGCCCACAGCCACGTGCAG GAGGAGGATCCCATGCTGGCTGTCATCACCTACGTGGGGCTGGGCCTCTCTCTGCTGTGCCTCCTCCTGGCAGCCCTCACCTTCCTCCTGTGCAAAGCCATCCAGAACACCAGCACCTCGCTCCACCTGCAGCTCTCGATCTGCCTCTTCCTGGCCCACCTGCTCTTCCTCACGGCCATCGACCAGACCAAGATCAAG ctgctgTGCACCATCATCGCGGGAGTCTTACACTATCTCTACCTGGCCTCCTTCACCTGGATGCTGTTGGAGGGTCTACACCTCTTCCTCACGGCACGCAACCTGACGGTGGTCAACTACTCCAGTGTGAGCAGGTTCATGAAGAGACTCATGTTCCCTGTGGGCTATGGAGTCCCGGCTCTAATCGTGGCCATTTCTGCTGCATCCAGACCTTCCCTTTATGGAACACCCACCAG ATGCTGGCTCCACACAGACAAAGGATTTGTATGGACCTTCCTGGGCCCCGTCTGCACCATCTTCTCC ATTAATCTGGCCTTCTTTCTGATGACCTTCTGGATAGTGAAAAACAAGCTCTCCTCCCTCAACAGAGATGTGTCCACCCTCCAGAACACCAG GATGCTGACATTCAAAGCGACGGCTCAGCTCCTCATCCTGGGCTGCACGTGGTGTCTGGGTGTCCTGCAGGTGGGGGCAGCTGCCCGCATCATGGCTTACCTCTTCACCATCATCAACAGCCTGCAGGGAGCATTCATCTTCCTGGTGTACTGCCTCCTCAGCCAGCAG GTCCGGGAGCAGTACGGGAAATGGTTCAGAGGGGTCAGGAAAGCCAAAGCCGAGCCTGAGAATTACACGCTCTCAAGCGGGACCGTGTCTGATGCCTCCAACCACAGTGCG
- the LOC125157305 gene encoding adhesion G protein-coupled receptor E2-like isoform X2, with amino-acid sequence MRNRYRLLPGLLLLLLLLLLLLLLIFRAASQNTRDINMCERPWRTPCVPYVDCQGVDGRYCVCGPGQELIPEMTFRNESENMCQGLLVLLLLTLGPVQKLSASAPTDCAQWCPPKSSCVNATACRCSPGFTSSSGDVFTNRLENCDDINECGPPPRVSCGKFAHCLNTEGSYHCTCGPGYELASGAKTFRSESENTCHVHIPESKPDDQKPEECCVEPKQNYTDPPPYTHRKLHDQKGLPSRPDSNRRHHWGPAGNFFPSWTPPRGIKSRRLSRFFEKVEDLARKFIPAFAQDSIQGLIEGVDELLQTPEDLGALPRSEQRRVAANLLAGLEDVLRNISQALPNGTLTFSASAGTDLSLKVQEQGDRNVTLSLNQAKMLLSLDEVHESSDSGPSVVGLISTPGMAKLLAEAPLILDPKQQAVLREHKELLGEVSPVLLSDVVSAFVSNKDTQNLGSPVTFIFSHHAVTPGPTQKVFCVFWEHSQDGGGHWSTMGCRMAATGDASTTCQCSHLSSFAILMAHSHVQEEDPMLAVITYVGLGLSLLCLLLAALTFLLCKAIQNTSTSLHLQLSICLFLAHLLFLTAIDQTKIKLLCTIIAGVLHYLYLASFTWMLLEGLHLFLTARNLTVVNYSSVSRFMKRLMFPVGYGVPALIVAISAASRPSLYGTPTRCWLHTDKGFVWTFLGPVCTIFSINLAFFLMTFWIVKNKLSSLNRDVSTLQNTRMLTFKATAQLLILGCTWCLGVLQVGAAARIMAYLFTIINSLQGAFIFLVYCLLSQQVREQYGKWFRGVRKAKAEPENYTLSSGTVSDASNHSAENYNELANLSLRK; translated from the exons ACATCAACATGTGTGAGCGACCCTGGAGGACGCCCTGTGTACCCTACGTTGACTGCCAGGGCGTGGATGGGAGATACTGCGTGTGCGGCCCAGGGCAGGAGCTGATTCCCGAGATGACGTTCAGgaatgagagtgaaaacatgtgtCAAG GGCTCTTGGTGCTGCTGCTGTTGACACTGGGGCCTGTACAGAAACTGAGTG CTTCTGCCCCCACAGACTGTGCTCAGTGGTGCCCTCCAAAGTCCTCATGTGTCAACGCCACGGCCTGTCGCTGCTCTCCAGGGTTCACTTCTTCATCCGGGGACGTCTTCACCAACCGCTTGGAGAATTGTGATG ACATCAACGAGTGTGGACCACCCCCCAGAGTGTCCTGTGGAAAATTCGCACACTGCCTTAACACAGAGGGGAGCTACCACTGCACGTGCGGCCCAGGATACGAGCTTGCTTCTGGGGCAAAAACATTCAGGAGTGAGAGTGAGAACACGTGTCACG TTCACATTCCTGAGAGCAAACCAGATGACCAGAAGCCAGAAGAATGCTGTGTGGAGCCTAAGCAGAATTACACGGATCCACCCCCATACACACATAGAAAATTACATGATCAGAAGGGGCTCCCGTCGAGACCAGATAGCAACAGACGGCATCATTGGGGACCAGCAG GCAACTTTTTCCCCAGCTGGACCCCACCCCGTGGAATCAAGAGCCGG AGACTCTCCCGCTTCTTTGAAAAAGTCGAAGATCTGGCCAGAAAGTTCATACCGGCCTTTGCCCAGGACAGCATCCAG GGCCTCATAGAGGGGGTGGATGAGTTGTTGCAGACCCCGGAAGACCTGGGGGCGCTGCCCCGCTCAGAGCAGCGCCGTGTGGCCGCGAACCTGCTCGCTGGCCTGGAGGACGTCCTGAGAAACATAAGCCAGGCCCTGCCTAATGGGACATTGACCTTCAGTGCATCTGCAGGCACAG ACCTGTCCCTGAAGGTGCAAGAACAAGGAGACAGAAATGTCACCTTGAGTCTGAACCAGGCAAAGATGCTGCTGAGCTTGGATGAGGTGCATGAATCTAGTGACTCAG GTCCTTCGGTGGTGGGCCTCATCTCCACTCCAGGGATGGCCAAGTTACTGGCCGAGGCGCCCCTGATCCTGGACCCTAAGCAGCAGGCAGTTCTGCGTGAACACAAGGAATTGCTGGGAGAGGTCTCCCCTGTCCTGCTCTCAGATGTCGTCTCTGCCTTTGTGAGCAACAAGGACACCCAGAACCTCGGCTCCCCCGTCACCTTCATCTTCTCCCACCAC GCAGTGACGCCCGGGCCAACGCAGAAGGTGTTCTGTGTCTTCTGGGAGCACAGTCAGGATGGAGGCGGTCATTGGTCCACCATGGGCTGCAGGATGGCGGCCACCGGAGACGCCAGCACCACCTGCCAGTGCTCCCACCTCAGCAGCTTTGCCATCCTCATGGCCCACAGCCACGTGCAG GAGGAGGATCCCATGCTGGCTGTCATCACCTACGTGGGGCTGGGCCTCTCTCTGCTGTGCCTCCTCCTGGCAGCCCTCACCTTCCTCCTGTGCAAAGCCATCCAGAACACCAGCACCTCGCTCCACCTGCAGCTCTCGATCTGCCTCTTCCTGGCCCACCTGCTCTTCCTCACGGCCATCGACCAGACCAAGATCAAG ctgctgTGCACCATCATCGCGGGAGTCTTACACTATCTCTACCTGGCCTCCTTCACCTGGATGCTGTTGGAGGGTCTACACCTCTTCCTCACGGCACGCAACCTGACGGTGGTCAACTACTCCAGTGTGAGCAGGTTCATGAAGAGACTCATGTTCCCTGTGGGCTATGGAGTCCCGGCTCTAATCGTGGCCATTTCTGCTGCATCCAGACCTTCCCTTTATGGAACACCCACCAG ATGCTGGCTCCACACAGACAAAGGATTTGTATGGACCTTCCTGGGCCCCGTCTGCACCATCTTCTCC ATTAATCTGGCCTTCTTTCTGATGACCTTCTGGATAGTGAAAAACAAGCTCTCCTCCCTCAACAGAGATGTGTCCACCCTCCAGAACACCAG GATGCTGACATTCAAAGCGACGGCTCAGCTCCTCATCCTGGGCTGCACGTGGTGTCTGGGTGTCCTGCAGGTGGGGGCAGCTGCCCGCATCATGGCTTACCTCTTCACCATCATCAACAGCCTGCAGGGAGCATTCATCTTCCTGGTGTACTGCCTCCTCAGCCAGCAG GTCCGGGAGCAGTACGGGAAATGGTTCAGAGGGGTCAGGAAAGCCAAAGCCGAGCCTGAGAATTACACGCTCTCAAGCGGGACCGTGTCTGATGCCTCCAACCACAGTGCG